CCAGCGCCGTGTTGAACTGCCCGGGTTCGCGGCGCAGATAGCGCTGGAACAGGTCGAGCGGCGGGTGGAGGATCTTCAGCATCAGCTCGGGACCGGCGATCGGGGCCCGTCGCGGGTCCGTCCCGTCGATCGAGGTGACGAGGGTGTCCCAGACGGCCGGGCGACCGAACCAGAGGTGCTGGAGGGTCTCCACCCAGGCATAGACGTACTCGTCGAACTCCGCGCCCGACGCGCGCAGGAAGGAGACCGGTACCCGGGCAAGCCGGTCGACCCGGCCGTTCTCCCGGCAGATCACCGCGAGGTAGAAGGCGGTCAGCCAGTTCCCGGCGTGCAGCTGGTCCTGCGGCCCGGTCGCGGGGAGCTGCTTGACCTCGCCCCTGCTGCCGATCCGGCACGGCACGGGCCCCTCCGCCGCCGTACCGGAGGCGAACAGCGCGCTGCCGACCTGCGTCGCGGTGACCCACGCCTCCCAGCTCGGGAACTCGGCGGCCCGCGGATCGGTCAGGCACCGCCACTTCGCGAGGGTGAGGGTGCTCGGCAGGGCGTCGTAGCGGTCGTCCTCGGAGGTCTCGATGCCGTCGAGGATGTCCGCGGTGTTCTTGATGATCGGTGCGATGAGTTCCGCCGCGTTGTCGGTACGGAACTCATGGCGGTCGACACGGACGGCTCCGGACGTCATCCCCAAACCTCCGCCTCCCCCGGCCGCCCGCTCGCCGCCCTGAGGCCACCGACGAACGCGGCGAACGCGGTGG
The sequence above is drawn from the Streptomyces sp. SAT1 genome and encodes:
- a CDS encoding immunity 49 family protein, producing MTSGAVRVDRHEFRTDNAAELIAPIIKNTADILDGIETSEDDRYDALPSTLTLAKWRCLTDPRAAEFPSWEAWVTATQVGSALFASGTAAEGPVPCRIGSRGEVKQLPATGPQDQLHAGNWLTAFYLAVICRENGRVDRLARVPVSFLRASGAEFDEYVYAWVETLQHLWFGRPAVWDTLVTSIDGTDPRRAPIAGPELMLKILHPPLDLFQRYLRREPGQFNTALADALTRHKEYWTANEARSLSGEGLVALAPLAVACMAHDADMPVEVESEYLPRALLRRS